In Nocardia asteroides, the following proteins share a genomic window:
- a CDS encoding TetR/AcrR family transcriptional regulator translates to MSLHSRYHHGDLRAALLQHAETALRTVGADGLSLRQLARDTGVSHAAPSRHFRDKQALLDALAVTGLERLGACFAAASTDGPITARLQAFARAYLRFAVDNPELLPLMFARRHSSGSPEIQEAADRAFAVPVALIAEGQATGEIVPGDPKRIGVTALAALQGLATFVGSGYTADYDAAELLDDLVAHMTLGLLPRV, encoded by the coding sequence ATGTCCCTGCACTCGCGCTATCACCACGGAGATCTGCGCGCCGCCCTGCTGCAGCACGCCGAGACGGCCTTGCGCACGGTCGGCGCGGACGGTCTGTCGCTGCGTCAGCTGGCCCGCGACACCGGCGTCAGCCATGCGGCGCCGAGCCGGCATTTCCGGGACAAGCAGGCACTGCTGGACGCGTTGGCGGTCACCGGGCTGGAGCGCCTCGGCGCCTGCTTCGCGGCGGCGTCGACGGACGGGCCGATCACCGCGCGCCTGCAGGCGTTCGCGCGCGCGTATCTGCGCTTCGCCGTCGACAATCCCGAGCTGCTCCCCCTGATGTTCGCGCGCAGGCACAGTTCGGGCTCACCCGAGATCCAGGAGGCGGCCGATCGGGCGTTCGCGGTACCCGTCGCGCTGATCGCGGAGGGTCAGGCGACGGGCGAGATCGTCCCCGGGGATCCCAAGCGCATCGGGGTGACCGCGCTGGCCGCGCTACAGGGTCTGGCGACGTTCGTCGGCTCGGGCTACACCGCGGACTACGACGCCGCCGAGTTGCTCGACGATCTGGTCGCGCACATGACGCTGGGGCTGCTCCCCCGCGTGTGA
- a CDS encoding carbonic anhydrase, with protein sequence MTRRAVLNRRGALAALALLAVAGCAGSDPTAAAPHWDYDHEGPDHWADLGKQYATCRNGHAQSPIDLPDAGEAHPTDDIDIVYRRIRTATLTNNGHAIQVGVPADSGNRIVVDGTSFTLTQYHFHLPSEHTVAGAETAMELHLVHTDAHGRLAVLAVLLRAQEAPAPLSAILAAAPDRVGATRTLSNIDPRAFLPDNRAQFRYEGSLTTPPCTEGVAWIVLREPSPVAVADVDRYRRLFPHSNRPTQPRNDRPVILAGTN encoded by the coding sequence ATGACCCGTCGAGCCGTCCTGAACCGTCGCGGAGCGCTCGCCGCCCTCGCCCTGCTCGCCGTCGCCGGATGCGCCGGCTCCGACCCCACAGCAGCAGCGCCACACTGGGACTACGACCACGAAGGCCCCGACCACTGGGCCGACCTCGGCAAGCAGTACGCCACCTGCCGCAACGGGCACGCCCAATCACCGATCGACCTCCCCGACGCCGGCGAGGCACACCCCACCGACGACATCGACATCGTCTACCGCCGCATCCGCACCGCCACCCTCACCAACAACGGGCACGCCATCCAGGTCGGCGTCCCCGCCGACTCCGGCAACCGGATCGTCGTCGACGGCACCTCGTTCACCCTGACCCAGTACCACTTCCACCTCCCCAGCGAACACACCGTCGCCGGCGCGGAGACCGCGATGGAACTCCACCTGGTCCACACCGACGCGCACGGGCGACTCGCTGTCCTCGCGGTCCTGCTGCGCGCCCAGGAGGCGCCCGCGCCACTGAGCGCGATCCTCGCCGCGGCCCCCGACCGCGTCGGCGCCACCCGCACCCTGAGCAACATCGACCCGCGCGCCTTCCTGCCCGACAACCGCGCCCAGTTCCGCTACGAAGGCTCCCTCACCACGCCGCCGTGCACCGAAGGCGTCGCGTGGATCGTGCTGCGCGAACCGAGTCCCGTCGCGGTCGCCGACGTCGACCGCTATCGCCGGCTGTTCCCGCACAGCAACCGGCCCACCCAGCCGCGCAACGACCGGCCCGTCATCCTCGCCGGCACCAACTAG
- a CDS encoding ATP-binding cassette domain-containing protein has product MSTAKKTSTATVEPADSHDLIRVHGARVNNLRDISVEIPKRRLTVFTGVSGSGKSSLVFGTIAAESQRLINETYSAFVQGFMPSQSRPDVDVLEGLTTAILVDQSRLGADPRSTVGTVTDANAMLRILFSRLGDPHIGSSQAFSFNVASISGSGAVAVEKNGVTVKERRSFSVTGGMCPTCEGKGTVNDIDLTQLYDVNKSLDEGPFTIPGYSMDGWMGRIYKGSGFFDPAKPIKKYTKKQLADLLYKEPTKIKVDGINLTYEGLIPKIRKSMLSKDVEALQPHVRAFVERAVTFGTCPDCDGTRLSAEARSSKIDGISIADACAMQITDLAEWVKGIEDPSVAPLLESLRQTLDSFVEIGLGYLSLSRPSGTLSGGEAQRVKMIRHLGSSLTDVTYVFDEPTAGLHPHDIQRMNDLLLRLRDKGNTVLVVEHKPETIVIADHIVDLGPAAGSKGGTICFEGTVDGLRGSDTVTGRHFDDRAAVKDSVREHQGALQIRGAVANNLRKVDVDIPLGVLVAVTGVAGSGKSSLVHGSIPIDEGVISVDQAPIKGSRRSNPATYTGLLDHIRKAFAKATGAKPALFSANSEGACPNCNGAGVVYTDLAMMAGVSTVCEVCEGKRFMAEVLDYTFAGKNISDVLAMPVDEAREFFGEGEARTPAAHKILTHLTEVGLGYLTIGQPLTTLSGGERQRLKLATHMSDKGGVYILDEPTTGLHLADVEQLLGLLDRLVDAGKSVIVVEHHQAVMAHADWIIDLGPGAGHDGGQIVFQGTPAELVAARSTLTGEHLADYVGA; this is encoded by the coding sequence ATGAGCACGGCCAAGAAGACCAGCACCGCGACCGTGGAGCCGGCCGACAGCCACGACCTGATCCGCGTGCACGGCGCGCGCGTGAACAATCTGCGCGACATCAGCGTCGAGATCCCCAAGCGCAGGCTCACCGTCTTCACCGGCGTCTCCGGCTCCGGCAAGAGCTCGCTCGTCTTCGGCACCATCGCCGCCGAATCCCAGCGCCTCATCAACGAGACCTACAGCGCGTTCGTGCAGGGCTTCATGCCCAGCCAGTCCCGCCCCGACGTCGACGTCCTGGAAGGCCTCACCACCGCCATCCTCGTCGACCAGTCCCGCCTCGGCGCCGACCCACGCTCCACCGTCGGCACCGTCACCGACGCCAACGCCATGCTGCGCATCCTGTTCAGCCGCCTCGGCGACCCGCACATCGGGTCCTCCCAGGCGTTCTCCTTCAACGTCGCCTCCATCAGCGGTTCCGGCGCCGTCGCCGTGGAGAAGAACGGCGTCACCGTCAAGGAACGGCGCAGCTTCAGCGTCACCGGCGGCATGTGTCCCACCTGCGAGGGCAAGGGCACCGTCAACGACATCGACCTCACCCAGCTCTACGACGTGAACAAATCCCTCGACGAAGGCCCCTTCACCATCCCCGGCTACAGCATGGACGGCTGGATGGGCCGTATCTACAAGGGCAGCGGCTTCTTCGACCCCGCCAAGCCGATCAAGAAGTACACCAAGAAACAGCTCGCCGACCTGCTCTACAAGGAGCCCACCAAGATCAAGGTCGACGGCATCAACCTCACCTACGAGGGCCTGATCCCCAAGATCCGCAAATCCATGCTGTCCAAGGACGTCGAAGCCCTGCAGCCGCACGTGCGCGCCTTCGTCGAACGCGCCGTCACCTTCGGCACCTGCCCCGACTGCGACGGCACCCGCCTCAGCGCCGAAGCCCGCTCCTCCAAGATCGACGGCATCAGCATCGCCGACGCCTGCGCCATGCAGATCACCGACCTCGCCGAATGGGTCAAGGGTATCGAAGACCCCTCGGTGGCGCCGCTGCTGGAATCGCTGCGGCAGACCCTGGACTCGTTCGTCGAGATCGGCCTCGGCTACCTGTCGCTGTCGCGGCCCTCGGGCACCCTGTCCGGCGGTGAGGCCCAGCGCGTCAAGATGATCCGGCACCTGGGCTCCTCGCTCACCGACGTCACCTACGTCTTCGACGAGCCCACCGCCGGCCTGCACCCGCACGACATCCAGCGCATGAACGACCTGTTGCTGCGCCTGCGCGACAAGGGCAACACCGTCCTGGTCGTCGAACACAAGCCCGAGACCATCGTCATCGCCGACCACATCGTCGACCTCGGCCCCGCCGCGGGCTCCAAGGGCGGCACCATCTGCTTCGAAGGCACCGTCGACGGCCTGCGCGGCAGCGACACCGTCACCGGCCGCCACTTCGACGACCGTGCCGCCGTCAAGGACAGCGTGCGGGAACACCAGGGCGCCTTGCAGATCCGCGGCGCCGTCGCCAACAACCTGCGCAAGGTCGACGTCGACATCCCGCTCGGCGTCCTGGTCGCCGTCACCGGCGTCGCCGGCTCGGGCAAGAGCTCGCTCGTGCACGGCTCCATCCCGATCGACGAGGGCGTCATCTCCGTCGACCAGGCGCCGATCAAGGGCTCACGGCGCAGCAACCCCGCCACCTACACCGGCCTGCTCGACCACATCCGCAAGGCCTTCGCCAAGGCCACCGGCGCCAAACCCGCACTGTTCAGCGCGAACTCCGAAGGCGCGTGCCCGAACTGCAACGGCGCCGGCGTCGTCTACACCGACCTGGCGATGATGGCCGGGGTGTCCACGGTGTGCGAGGTGTGCGAGGGCAAGCGGTTCATGGCCGAGGTGCTCGACTACACCTTCGCGGGTAAGAACATCAGCGACGTGCTGGCCATGCCGGTCGACGAGGCACGCGAGTTCTTCGGCGAGGGGGAGGCCCGCACCCCGGCCGCGCACAAGATCCTCACCCACCTCACCGAGGTCGGCCTCGGCTACCTCACCATCGGCCAGCCGCTGACCACCCTGTCCGGCGGCGAACGCCAGCGCCTGAAGCTGGCCACCCACATGTCCGACAAGGGCGGGGTCTACATCCTCGACGAACCGACCACGGGCCTGCACCTGGCCGACGTCGAACAGCTGCTCGGGCTGCTGGATCGGCTCGTCGACGCGGGCAAGTCCGTCATCGTCGTCGAACACCACCAGGCCGTGATGGCGCACGCCGACTGGATCATCGACCTCGGTCCCGGTGCCGGTCACGACGGCGGTCAGATCGTCTTCCAGGGCACTCCCGCCGAGCTCGTCGCCGCCCGGTCGACCCTCACCGGCGAGCATCTCGCCGACTACGTCGGCGCCTGA